Genomic segment of Chitinophaga varians:
GCGGTATAATCGTTTTTCCAGATGTTGCGGCCGTCCACTACGCCGAGTGATAACTGCATGTTTTCAGGAAGGGCCCGGAGAACAGCGTCCAGCTGCTCTGGTGCGCGAACGAGGTCAATATGCAATGCGTTCACCGGCAGCTGCAAAGCCAGGTCCGTATTGTCTTCCAGCGCACCGAAGTAGGTGGTGAGCAGCAGTTTCAGATCAGGGAATGCCTCACGGATAGCGGTATACGCCAGTTGATACAGTATTTTATCGGCGGGTTCCAGGTCGGTGACCAGGCTGGGCTCGTCCAGCTGTATCCAGTCGGCGCCGGCGTCGCGGAGCGCGGCCAGCAGTTCCAGGTAGGCGGGCAACAGCTGTTGTAACAAGGCGGCCCGTGTTACGCCGGCTGTCTTTATTTTGCCGCAAAGAATATAGGTGACAGGCCCTATCAGTACGGGCTTGGTGCGGATACCCTGTTGCAGCGCCTCGGTGAATTCATGGACGGCCTTGCGTGACTGCAGGCTGTAAGTCTGGCTGGCATCAAATTCGGGCACCAGGTAGTGATAGTTGGTGTCGAACCACTTGGTCATTTCCACGGCGGTGAGATCGAAGCCATTTTTCTGGTAACCCCTGGCCATGGCGAAGTACAGTTCCAGGCAGTTGGGATTAGCAAAAGAGCGGCGCAGCTCCTGGAAACGCTCTGGTATTACGCCCAGGGCTATGCTCATATCGAGCATCTGGTCGTAAAAAGAGAAATCGTTGGATGGGATCAGATCTATGCCAGACTGGTGAAGGGTTTCCCAGTGTTCTTTTCGTAGAAGCCTGGCCGTTAGTTCCAGTTTCTCCAGGGAAATTTTACCTGCCCAGTAGTTTTCACAGGCTTTCTTCAGTTCTCGCTGGCTGCCTATTCTCGGGTAGCCTGGAATATTGGTAATCATATACAGGATGGTTTTTTATTCCCGACAAACCTATCATTATTGTATGTTTGTTTTATTAAAAATGAAAAAATTGGTGTTTTGTATAAGAGTTTTATCTTTTTGTAGAATATTTTACTAAATCAACTATTGTGAGAGATGGTAAAACAGAAAATTTTACGGCAAAAGGGGGCACCGGTTTTTTCCTTACGTTTGCAATATGTTTACAAATTATTCATACACTGTTGATACGCGCTTTATTCGTTACGCGCAGATAGATACACAATCCGATCCGCAAAGCACGAGCTTTCCAACCACTGAAAAGCAGAAAGACCTGTCCCGCCTGCTGGTAAAGGAATTACACGAGATGGGCGTCACAGATGCAGAACTGGACGAACATGGTTACGTATATGCCACTATTCCCGCCAATACCGACAAACAGGTGCCGGTCATCTGTTTCTGTTCCCATGTGGACACGTCTTCCGACAGTAGCGGCACGGGCGTAAAACCTATCGTGCACCGTGCTTATGATGGGGGAGATATTGTATTGCCTGATGACAGCAGCGTGGTGATCAGCCCCCGTGAACACCCTTATCTGGCCTCCAAAAAAGGAGACGATATCATCACAGCCAGCGGCACCACTTTGCTGGGCGCTGATGACAAAGCCGGTGTAGCGGAGATCATGGACGCGGCCCATTTCCTGATGACACATCCGGAAGTGAAACACGGCGCTATCCGTATCCTCTTCACGCCCGACGAAGAAGTAGGCCGTGGCGTGGAAAAAGTGGACATGAAAAAACTCGCTGCTCAATTTGGTTATACCATGGACGGCGGTGAACTGGGCTCACTGGAAGATGAGAACTTCTCTGCCGATGGCGCACGTATCACGGTATATGGCGTAAGTGCCCATCCCGGTTCAGCGAAAGATAAACTGGTGAGCGCTATCAAGATTGCCGGTGAAATCGTGGATGCCCTGCCGAAAGACGGTCTTTCTCCCGAAACAACAGAAGAAAGGGAAGGGTTCATTCATCCGGTACGTATAAGCGGTACCGTAGAGAAGACAGAAATTGATTTTATTATCCGTGACTTCGTAACCTCCAACCTGGAATTACACGAGGCTTTCCTGCGCCGCCAGATGGAAAAAGTGCTGGAGCGTTATCCCAATGCTACCGCCAGGCTGAAAGTCACTGAACAATACCGCAATATGAAAGAGGTGCTGGACCTGCATCCGGAGGTAACGGCCCATGCGGCGGAAGCTATCCGCCGCGCCGGCGTACAGCCGTTGAAGATGAGCATCCGTGGCGGCACCGATGGTTCCCGCCTGTCTTTCATGGGACTGCCCTGTCCTAATATTTTTACCGGCGAGATGGCCCTCCACAGCAAACAGGAGTATGTCAGCATCCAGGACATGCAGAAAGCAGTGCAGACAATTGTATATCTGGCACAAGTTTGGGAGGAAAAGGCCTGATCAATTACAAATAACAGGTTACGAATGATGCATGACAAAGTCTCCGTTTGTCATTCGTAATTCTTAATTCGTAATTATTTTACTATTTTAACCGTTAATAGAAGAAAATCCACATGATACTAGGGCTCATCACATTATTGCAGGATACATTGCTTTCGAAGGCCGATTCGTTGGCACAGGCCACCAATGCAGCTGCGGCGCCGGCACCACAGATACATCTGATAGATATGCTCATGAAAGGGGGCGTACTCATGATCCCGCTGGGTATTCTCTCCGTCATTGCCGTATTTGTGTTTGTGGAGCGGTATCTGACCATCGCAAAGGCTGGCCGCCTGGAAGATAACTTTATGCCGATGATCCGTGACCAGATCACCACCGGCAATATTATGGGCGCCCGTTCCCTCGCCAAAAACACGCAGGGGCCTATTGCGCGGATGATCGATAAAGGTCTTCAGCGTATCGGTAAGCCGATCGAGTCTATTGAGAAGTCTATGGAGAATGTGGGCAAACTGGAGATCTACCGGATGGAGAAAAACCTGGTGATCCTTTCCATCATCGCGGGTATTGCACCGATGTTCGGGTTTCTGGGCACCATCGCGGGTATGATCCAGACCTTTTTCAACATCTCCATCACCTCTGATATTACGCTGGGCACTATTGCGGGCGGTATTTATGTGAAGATGATCACGTCCGCTACGGGCCTGATTATCGGTATTGTGGCCTTTATCGGTTACAGTTTCCTGAATGCACAGATAGATAAGGTTGTTAACAAGATGGAAGCCTCTGCAGCGGAATTTACGGATATCCTGCAGGAACCTACCCGCTAAAAACCACGGCTCATGAATTTACGCAGGAGAAATAAGAAACACGTGGAAATGCACAACTCGGCGCTGAATGATATCCTTTTCATTCTGCTGTTGTTCTTCCTGATTGTTTCCACGCTGGCCAATCCCAACGTCATCAAGCTGATGTTGCCTAAAGCCCAGAGCAATACCAAAGCCAAACAAACGGTGGTGGTGAGCATCAACGAAAAACATGAGTTCTTCGTAGGCACCACCAAAGTGCCTTTTGAAGGCCTTAAACAAGCGCTGGCCCCGGCTGTCGCCAATGAAAAGGTAGATCCCACCATTGTGATCAATGCTGAAAAATCAGTGCCGATAGAAGATGTGGTGAACGTGATGGAGGTGGCCAAGCAGATAGGCGCAAAAGTGGTGCTGGCAACAGCTAAAAAATAATTACGAATTACGAATTACAAATTACGAATTGAGGGCTTTCTTATAGCGAGGTTACTTAAAATGACCTTTCCATAAGAAAGCCCTCAATTCGTAATTTGTAATTCGTAATTCGTAATTGCCTTTACCATTCTGTCTTTGCCGAACATGTCCTGCCGGAGCGTTACCTCCCTGAACCCCAGTGATTGCAGCAGTTGCACTACTTCCTGTCCCAGTGATTCATTGATCTCAAAGTAAAGCGCGCCGCCCGGGTTGAGCTTCTGCAGCGCGGTACGGGCGATATGCCGGTAAAACAGCAGCGCGTCATTGTCCGGCACAAAAAGCGCGATGGACGGTTCAAAGCCCCATACCTGTTGCTGCATGGTGGCCTGTTCGCTTTGTGTGATGTAGGGCGGATTGCTGACGATCACGTCGAAGGCCGGCAATGTGGCCATTTGCTGCTCATCGAGGGCGCTGAGGCAGGAGAATTCCACCTCCAGCCGCAGCCTGACAGCGTTTCCACGGGCAACGGCCAGGGCTTCTTCGCTGATGTCGATCGCGGATACCACAGCAGCGGGGATGTTCTGTTTTAATGCCAGCGGGATACAGCCGCTGCCGGTGCCGATGTCCAGCAGATGCGGGTGGGGATGCCCTGCCAGGTCCTGTATGATCCAGGCTACCAGTTCTTCTGTTTCTGGCCTCGGGATCAGCACGTGATGGTTGACAGCCAGCTCCATGCCGTAAAACCAGCCGGAACCGGTGACATATTGTACCGGCTCCATCCGTTGCAGGGCTTCTATGGCGCTTTTGAGCCGGGTATTCTGATCAGGCGTCAATAATTTGGCTTTATGCACAAGGCGGTCCAGTTTATTCATGCCCGTTATATGCTCCAGCACAATATGGGCTATATTGGCGGCTTCGCGCGCATCGTATAAATCGCCTATGGCACCTGTGATATAGGTAAAGGCTGTTTGTATTGTCAAATTTGATGATTTAAGAATCAGCCGGAAAATACAAACCAGGAGGTGATTGGCATTTTCCGTCGGCTAAAAACGTAATTTTGGCAAAAATATTACTTTAACAGGGTATCATGAATAGCACAGACCATGAAATTTTTATGAGGCGGTGCCTGGAGCTGGCCGCCATGGGTCGTGGCCATGCGGCGCCTAACCCGGTGGTAGGGGCGGTGCTGGTGCATCAGGGCCGTATCATCGGGGAAGGTTACCACCGGCAATATGGTCAGGCACATGCGGAAGTGAACTGTGTGAACAGCGTTACGGCAGAAGACAGGCCCCTCATTCAGCGGGCCACGATGTATGTAAGCCTTGAACCCTGTGCGCATCATGGTAAAACGCCGCCCTGCGCAGATCTGATCGTGTCAGAAAAAATCCCGGAAGTAGTGATCGGTTGTGTGGACACTTTCTCTGCGGTGGCCGGCAAAGGGATCGAAAAACTGAAAAAGGCAGGCATAAAAGTACATACCGGTGTGCTGGAAACAGCCTGCAGGGCTATCAACCGCCGCTTCTTTACGTTTCATGAGCAGCAACGGCCCTATATCATCCTGAAATGGGCGCAGAGCCGCAATGGCTTTATGGCCGGTCCCGACGGCGCGCCGGTGCGTATCTCCAACCACTGGAGCGACCGCCTGGTACATCGCTGGCGCAGTGAGGAGATGGCTATTCTGGTAGGCACCCGCACGGCCATCCTCGATAACCCTCAACTGAATACGCGGCTGTGGCCCGGTAAGGACCCGGTGCGACTGGTCATCGACAGAACGCTGGCGGTTCCCCGAACACATCACCTGTGGGATGGCAGTATTCCTACCATCTTTATCACGGCGGAAAAAACAACGGATGAAAAAGCAGACCTGCTGACACTCGATTTTACGGCGCCATTACTGCCACAACTCATGCAACACCTCCACCAGCGCCAGATACAGAGCGTATTGGTGGAAGGCGGCCCTTACGTGTTGCAACGTTTCCTGGAAACAGACCTTTGGGACGAAGCGCGCGTTATAACGGGAACGAATACACTGTCTGATGGACTGCCGGCGCCGGTACTAAGACAGGCTGCGGTGGAAGAGACTTTACACCTGGAAGGTGACCGTATCGACATTTACCGTCGTGGTTAAAAAAGAATATTCTGGTTTTTCTAAAATATATAGATGGAGGTTTATTTTACGATTGATAAAACCGCTGTTGCTGAATTCAAGGACAGGGGCAGCAAATTTCTGGCTTATGTGTTTCCCGTGAAGACCCCTGAAGCGGTGAAGGATTGTCTGATGGAAGTGAAAAAAGAGCATCCCAAAGCCACCCACCATTGTTATGCTTACCGCTTAGGTACGGACGGACTTCAGTTTCGTGCCAATGATGACGGAGAACCTTCCGGTTCTGCGGGCAAACCTATCCTCGGGCAGATAGACAGTAAACAGTTGACGGATGTGCTGATCGTGGTGGTGCGGTATTTTGGCGGTACCCTGCTGGGTGTTCCCGGGCTGATCAATGCCTATAAGATGAGTGCTGCCATGGTATTGCAGCTGGTGCCGGCGGTCCAGAAGAACATAGAATCAAAATATCATCTCACTTTCGACTACACCATCATGAATGACGTGATGATCGTTGTGAAACAAAATAATTGCACCGTGCTGGCGCAGGAACTGCAGCTCTTTTGTACTATGGACATAGGAGTGCCCCGGGCGAACGAAGAGTTGTGCCTTTTACGCCTTCGCGACATTCACGGACTGGAGATAAAGACGTTGAAATAGCGGCAGCATGTTTCCCTGTCAGATGAAAATCGGCAAACAGTTCAAAACAGAGATAAGGCGATTGGGAGGCTTCCGGGGTGTCCAATTTAACGCATGCTCTTTTTAATAACAGCACGGTGGCCACGGCGGCCGCTGCAATTAAGAAGAATCGATAACGTTTCAACATAGTTGTAATATTAGGGTGATAACGAGGGACGATAAAAGAATATGCCAGAAATAGATTTGTTGAAAATGAATAAGTTATACAGCAGATAGGTCGATAAGATTGTCCGAACACGAAAGCCGAACGTCCAAAACCGGACAAAATCACGAAATCAATTACAAATTACGAATTAGGAATTACGAATGAAGGGCTTTCTTATAGAACGGTTAATTATTAACATTTCTATAAGAAAGCCCTTTATGTTTGTTGGGTTGTAACTCGGGAATTAAAACCGGGGACTAACCACAAGATCTTTGCTGCCAGGGGTGTATTTATAGAAACCTTCCCCGCTCTTTACGCCCAGGTATCCGGCGGTGACCATGTTCACCAGCAGGGGGCAGGGCGCATATTTCGGATTGCCAAAGCCATCATGTAACACATTGAGGATGGACAGGCATACGTCCAGCCCGATGAAGTCTGCCAGTTGCAGTGGTCCCATCGGATGGGCCATGCCGAGTTTCATCACTGTATCTATTTCTGCCACGCCGGCCACGCCTTCAAAAAGTGAATAGATGGCTTCATTGATCATGGGCATGAGGATACGGTTGGCGATGAAGCCGGGATAGTCGTTCACCACGCAGGGCACTTTGCCCAGCTTTTCGGAGAGGGCCACAATTTCCTGTGTGATGCTCTTATCTGTAGCATAGCCGTTGATGATCTCCACCAGTTTCATTACAGGCACCGGGTTCATAAAGTGCATGCCGATTACTTTTGCCGGCCGTTTGGTGGCGGCAGCAATTTTGGTGATGGAGATGGAAGAGGTATTGGTGGCCAGTATAGCGTCTGGGTGTGCATGCTCATCGAGTTCCTGGAATATTTTCAGTTTCAGCGCTACATTTTCAGTAGCCGCTTCCACTACGAGCGATACGTCTCTTACGCCATCAGGAATAGAAGTGAGAGGATTGATATTGGCGATCGTTTGTGCTTTCTGTACCTCGGAAACAGTGCCCTTGGACACTTGTCTGTCAAGGTTCTTGCTGATGGTCTGTATGGCCTTTTCGAGAGCTGCAGCTGATACATCTATCAGGTTTACCGCATAGCCATTCTGGGCAAATACGTGCGCTATACCATTGCCCATGGTGCCCGCGCCTATAACCGCTACTTTTTGCATGGAGATTATTTTGGTTCTGAATTATAGAGCAATATAAACAATTACGAATTACGGATGACGAAAGAAGGGCTGTCTTACAGAACGGCTACCAAATAACCTTTCCATAAAACAGCCCTTAATCTGTTATTCGTAATTAATAATCGTCTTTTCGTTTGAAATCACCCCGTTTCCAGGCCTGGATAAACTGTGCCCAGGCGAGAGGGTTGAAAATATTTTGTGGTGGTGGCTGGCCGGCGTAGTACAGGGATTGCGCCTGTTTGTTGAGGTACATGTTCGTGCCTTCTGCACCATCGACGGGCGTAAAGCGGGTCATGGCCCTGAGACGGGCGTTTTCCGTGTTTTTACGGGCTATTTCGTATGCATCGTCCGGGATGTCCATGCTGGCGAACGCTCTTTCAAACTCCTGCCGGTTGAGGTAGGGTTTGATGATGGTTACCGGAAGATAGGTAGTATCCTCCACCATCAGTTGTATGAGGGAGAAATTATTGCCTTTGAGTGTGGTTGGTATTTTATAGTCTTTCTTTTTGAAACCTACCGCGCTGAAAGTGAGGGTGTCACCTTTAAAAACCACGATAGAGAAGACGCCGGCGGAATTGGAAATGGTACCGCGGCCCTGGCCTCTGACGAGGACGCTGACGGCTGGTACGGCCCGCAGGCTGTCAGCAGTCATGGTGATCCCTGAAATTTGAATTACGCTGTCCCTGAAATCCGCAATTTGGGCTTTCAACAGGAAAGGAGATAAAAGGAACACCAGGATAAGTGACAGTATGTAGGATCTTTTGTGATGCATGCCGGCCCTAAGATATAGAAATTTAATTTACTTGTCTCCCTGCGACG
This window contains:
- the pepT gene encoding peptidase T, producing the protein MFTNYSYTVDTRFIRYAQIDTQSDPQSTSFPTTEKQKDLSRLLVKELHEMGVTDAELDEHGYVYATIPANTDKQVPVICFCSHVDTSSDSSGTGVKPIVHRAYDGGDIVLPDDSSVVISPREHPYLASKKGDDIITASGTTLLGADDKAGVAEIMDAAHFLMTHPEVKHGAIRILFTPDEEVGRGVEKVDMKKLAAQFGYTMDGGELGSLEDENFSADGARITVYGVSAHPGSAKDKLVSAIKIAGEIVDALPKDGLSPETTEEREGFIHPVRISGTVEKTEIDFIIRDFVTSNLELHEAFLRRQMEKVLERYPNATARLKVTEQYRNMKEVLDLHPEVTAHAAEAIRRAGVQPLKMSIRGGTDGSRLSFMGLPCPNIFTGEMALHSKQEYVSIQDMQKAVQTIVYLAQVWEEKA
- a CDS encoding 3-hydroxyacyl-CoA dehydrogenase family protein, whose amino-acid sequence is MSMQKVAVIGAGTMGNGIAHVFAQNGYAVNLIDVSAAALEKAIQTISKNLDRQVSKGTVSEVQKAQTIANINPLTSIPDGVRDVSLVVEAATENVALKLKIFQELDEHAHPDAILATNTSSISITKIAAATKRPAKVIGMHFMNPVPVMKLVEIINGYATDKSITQEIVALSEKLGKVPCVVNDYPGFIANRILMPMINEAIYSLFEGVAGVAEIDTVMKLGMAHPMGPLQLADFIGLDVCLSILNVLHDGFGNPKYAPCPLLVNMVTAGYLGVKSGEGFYKYTPGSKDLVVSPRF
- the prmC gene encoding peptide chain release factor N(5)-glutamine methyltransferase, producing the protein MTIQTAFTYITGAIGDLYDAREAANIAHIVLEHITGMNKLDRLVHKAKLLTPDQNTRLKSAIEALQRMEPVQYVTGSGWFYGMELAVNHHVLIPRPETEELVAWIIQDLAGHPHPHLLDIGTGSGCIPLALKQNIPAAVVSAIDISEEALAVARGNAVRLRLEVEFSCLSALDEQQMATLPAFDVIVSNPPYITQSEQATMQQQVWGFEPSIALFVPDNDALLFYRHIARTALQKLNPGGALYFEINESLGQEVVQLLQSLGFREVTLRQDMFGKDRMVKAITNYELQITN
- a CDS encoding MotA/TolQ/ExbB proton channel family protein, giving the protein MILGLITLLQDTLLSKADSLAQATNAAAAPAPQIHLIDMLMKGGVLMIPLGILSVIAVFVFVERYLTIAKAGRLEDNFMPMIRDQITTGNIMGARSLAKNTQGPIARMIDKGLQRIGKPIESIEKSMENVGKLEIYRMEKNLVILSIIAGIAPMFGFLGTIAGMIQTFFNISITSDITLGTIAGGIYVKMITSATGLIIGIVAFIGYSFLNAQIDKVVNKMEASAAEFTDILQEPTR
- a CDS encoding IMPACT family protein; this encodes MEVYFTIDKTAVAEFKDRGSKFLAYVFPVKTPEAVKDCLMEVKKEHPKATHHCYAYRLGTDGLQFRANDDGEPSGSAGKPILGQIDSKQLTDVLIVVVRYFGGTLLGVPGLINAYKMSAAMVLQLVPAVQKNIESKYHLTFDYTIMNDVMIVVKQNNCTVLAQELQLFCTMDIGVPRANEELCLLRLRDIHGLEIKTLK
- a CDS encoding carboxypeptidase-like regulatory domain-containing protein, with product MHHKRSYILSLILVFLLSPFLLKAQIADFRDSVIQISGITMTADSLRAVPAVSVLVRGQGRGTISNSAGVFSIVVFKGDTLTFSAVGFKKKDYKIPTTLKGNNFSLIQLMVEDTTYLPVTIIKPYLNRQEFERAFASMDIPDDAYEIARKNTENARLRAMTRFTPVDGAEGTNMYLNKQAQSLYYAGQPPPQNIFNPLAWAQFIQAWKRGDFKRKDDY
- a CDS encoding ExbD/TolR family protein — its product is MNLRRRNKKHVEMHNSALNDILFILLLFFLIVSTLANPNVIKLMLPKAQSNTKAKQTVVVSINEKHEFFVGTTKVPFEGLKQALAPAVANEKVDPTIVINAEKSVPIEDVVNVMEVAKQIGAKVVLATAKK
- the ribD gene encoding bifunctional diaminohydroxyphosphoribosylaminopyrimidine deaminase/5-amino-6-(5-phosphoribosylamino)uracil reductase RibD, encoding MNSTDHEIFMRRCLELAAMGRGHAAPNPVVGAVLVHQGRIIGEGYHRQYGQAHAEVNCVNSVTAEDRPLIQRATMYVSLEPCAHHGKTPPCADLIVSEKIPEVVIGCVDTFSAVAGKGIEKLKKAGIKVHTGVLETACRAINRRFFTFHEQQRPYIILKWAQSRNGFMAGPDGAPVRISNHWSDRLVHRWRSEEMAILVGTRTAILDNPQLNTRLWPGKDPVRLVIDRTLAVPRTHHLWDGSIPTIFITAEKTTDEKADLLTLDFTAPLLPQLMQHLHQRQIQSVLVEGGPYVLQRFLETDLWDEARVITGTNTLSDGLPAPVLRQAAVEETLHLEGDRIDIYRRG